In one window of Mytilus trossulus isolate FHL-02 chromosome 7, PNRI_Mtr1.1.1.hap1, whole genome shotgun sequence DNA:
- the LOC134726321 gene encoding uncharacterized protein LOC134726321, translating into MSSHSSSYIFTPETFDLPYISIPDRLKELAEEHPDRDAIICWSTDGQRRSIKYSELYTRSELFAKGLAKIGIKRNSIIAMSNANSTEWLICTFGSQMAGLTPLHISLANFSAGEIVSLLNGIGSCTAIVMEPSNIEVCNEFIETFNKRTESSISTQVPTLRHIFFMNSTDEKYMTTQEICNIGSLSRLPLPQISPDDICGIFLTSGSTGMAKTVPHTHLKMIHDGYGWGKNLEIQSGEKFYNNMPFSWQGSYPSVFLAMKPTHVTISDIMTMTCVTEITDFTLRVLKEEHCTSAFFISPVISELVKRETRDLDIFPLRVISTAGLPVDAQCANVIGKFANKFGVLYGCTEIGMISQLLVRKTEDYDNYSCGYPANGTEIKVVNDNGSLIPLGHTGEIYIRQRHRFLGYMNAREKNDLCCEQSGWYKADDVGFIKQDGSLTVSGRKSDIMILGGELVSSSYLEGLLKKHICVADAYIYPMRHAQTFQKACAAIVVRKNKTVREDELKDFLIKQKETYGDSFLANRFIPEIFMFFESFPRTHSRKLDRKRLGEDIQKRLSTL; encoded by the coding sequence ATGTCTTCACATAGCAGCAGTTATATTTTCACACCTGAAACGTTTGATTTACCATATATATCGATACCTGATAGACTGAAGGAATTGGCAGAGGAACATCCTGACAGAGATGCAATAATATGCTGGTCAACAGACGGACAAAGAAGATCGATAAAGTATTCAGAACTTTACACCAGATCTGAATTGTTCGCCAAAGGCTTAGCAAAAATTGGAATTAAGAGAAATAGCATAATAGCTATGAGTAATGCAAACAGTACAGAATGGCTTATTTGCACATTTGGGTCACAAATGGCAGGACTCACACCTTTACATATCTCATTGGCTAATTTCAGTGCTGGAGAAATTGTCAGTCTCCTAAACGGAATTGGAAGTTGTACTGCAATAGTAATGGAGCCTTCAAACATAGAGGTATGTAatgaatttattgaaacttttaaCAAAAGGACTGAATCCTCGATTAGCACTCAAGTACCAACATTACGACATATATTCTTTATGAATTCTACCGATGAAAAGTATATGACGACGCAAGAAATCTGCAACATCGGATCATTGTCACGGTTACCTTTGCCTCAAATTTCCCCTGATGACATCTGTGGCATTTTCCTTACTTCTGGAAGTACTGGGATGGCGAAAACAGTTCCACATACACATTTAAAAATGATCCATGATGGGTATGGCTGGggaaaaaatcttgaaattcaGTCAGGGGAGAAGTTTTACAACAACATGCCATTTAGTTGGCAAGGAAGTTATCCATCAGTTTTTTTGGCAATGAAGCCTACACATGTCACTATTTCAGACATAATGACTATGACATGTGTGACTGAAATAACAGATTTTACTTTGCGTGTGTTGAAAGAGGAACACTGTACATCTGCTTTCTTCATTTCGCCAGTTATATCTGAATTGGTAAAAAGAGAAACACGTGATCTGGACATTTTCCCTTTGAGGGTTATTAGTACAGCAGGCCTTCCAGTGGACGCTCAATGCGCAAATGTAATTGGAAAATTTGCAAATAAATTTGGCGTGCTATACGGATGTACGGAGATAGGAATGATCTCTCAGTTATTGGTTAGAAAAACTGAGGATTATGACAATTATTCATGTGGATACCCGGCAAATGGCACAGAAATCAAAGTCGTTAATGACAATGGCAGTTTAATTCCGTTAGGACATACAGGGGAAATATATATCAGACAAAGACACCGCTTCCTCGGTTATATGAATGCTAGGGAGAAAAATGACCTTTGCTGTGAACAGTCTGGTTGGTACAAAGCTGATGATGTAGGGTTCATAAAGCAGGATGGTAGTCTTACTGTTTCTGGTCGGAAATCAGATATTATGATACTTGGAGGCGAATTGGTGTCATCGTCTTATCTTGAAGGCCTATTGAAAAAACACATATGCGTAGCTGATGCGTATATCTATCCTATGCGTCACGCACAAACATTTCAGAAAGCATGTGCTGCGATAGTTGTTAGAAAGAACAAAACCGTGAGAGAAGATGAATTGAAGGACTTTTTGATAAAACAGAAAGAGACATACGGAGACAGCTTTTTGGCAAATCGGTTCATTCCTGAAATATTCATGTTTTTCGAGTCATTTCCAAGAACACACAGTAGGAAATTAGATAGAAAACGATTAGGTGAAGATATCCAAAAAAGATTGTCTACTCTTTGA